Proteins encoded in a region of the Thermoplasmata archaeon genome:
- a CDS encoding pyridoxamine 5-phosphate oxidase — translation MVQLTEEMLEEMKATGIISFATASKDGTPNVVPVGMIFLGDDGNIWLVDNYLNKTLANLKENPKAAFFVWNRDFKESYQIKGTVIIENSGSDYLKAVSIAHSKKETYPAKNLIKMKVEEVFYVTPGDHAGQKL, via the coding sequence ATGGTTCAATTAACTGAAGAGATGCTCGAAGAGATGAAGGCGACAGGAATCATTTCCTTCGCTACCGCATCAAAGGACGGAACACCCAACGTTGTGCCTGTAGGAATGATATTCCTGGGCGATGACGGTAATATTTGGCTTGTGGACAACTACCTAAACAAGACTCTTGCAAACCTGAAGGAGAATCCCAAAGCGGCATTCTTCGTATGGAACAGGGATTTCAAGGAGTCCTATCAGATCAAAGGAACAGTCATCATAGAGAATTCCGGATCGGATTATCTTAAAGCTGTTTCCATTGCCCATTCCAAGAAGGAGACCTATCCTGCCAAGAATCTGATAAAGATGAAGGTGGAGGAGGTCTTCTACGTCACGCCCGGCGATCACGCTGGACAGAAACTCTAA
- a CDS encoding DUF2085 domain-containing protein — protein MIHDTIAKCLLAFFGISLVLISLTPLLYPYGTFVDLDGRAGILDHDWGGYGAGGVVYAIGDMLCHQEASRSFFLNGSQLAFCIRDVGLLIGLIIGLVMTIREGMKSRENKRLFIGIVLLVPTAIEYACEHAFDMDLPGLRFILGIVSGFGAAMILSYALYKNAGHEAPL, from the coding sequence GTGATCCACGATACCATAGCAAAGTGTCTGTTGGCCTTCTTCGGCATTTCGTTGGTGCTCATATCTCTGACACCTTTGCTATATCCTTACGGGACTTTCGTGGACCTCGACGGCCGTGCTGGGATACTCGATCACGATTGGGGAGGCTACGGTGCCGGAGGGGTAGTCTATGCCATTGGGGACATGCTTTGTCACCAAGAGGCTTCCAGATCATTCTTCCTTAACGGTTCGCAATTGGCCTTCTGCATCAGAGACGTGGGACTTCTGATAGGATTGATTATCGGTCTGGTCATGACGATCCGCGAAGGGATGAAATCCAGAGAGAACAAGAGGCTGTTCATCGGCATAGTGCTTCTGGTACCAACGGCTATAGAATATGCCTGCGAGCACGCATTCGATATGGATCTGCCGGGATTACGTTTCATTCTCGGAATCGTATCCGGCTTCGGTGCTGCGATGATTCTCAGCTATGCTTTGTATAAGAATGCGGGGCACGAGGCCCCACTTTAA
- a CDS encoding phosphoserine phosphatase, whose amino-acid sequence MEDFVEEIQQQDSQEQQAQAEEAIEQVAETAEETSITSEEGLAAMEEKRSIVNEDAEKHRKLRDELNNQTKEWKAKRDELNGQVRELVDQAGKCREERDSYNQKVRETKELRDEWNQKVTALKEQLAPYRTEKTEEKDQVPLKQLKKQLQDLEYMQQTMPLGKDKENGIVKQISVLAKQIEEREKTYEQNDEMKGLVAQLREAKAQAETYHHQVSEYAEQAQAAHDKMIGYYEQADKLRKEADAAQAKFIECKQAADEEHKKHIEQIKSVHEMDKDAAAFKNKKNSVKKKKVDESGKKEAKEIFERFKAGEKLSTEDLMALQKSGYL is encoded by the coding sequence ATGGAAGATTTCGTGGAGGAAATTCAGCAGCAGGATTCTCAGGAACAGCAGGCGCAGGCAGAAGAGGCTATCGAGCAGGTAGCCGAAACCGCAGAGGAGACGTCTATCACCTCTGAGGAAGGTCTCGCAGCAATGGAGGAGAAGCGCAGCATCGTTAACGAGGATGCAGAGAAGCACAGGAAGCTCAGGGACGAGCTCAACAACCAGACCAAAGAGTGGAAGGCCAAGAGGGACGAGCTCAACGGTCAGGTCAGGGAACTTGTCGACCAGGCAGGAAAGTGCAGGGAGGAGCGCGACTCCTACAACCAGAAGGTAAGGGAAACAAAGGAGCTCAGGGACGAGTGGAACCAGAAGGTAACCGCACTCAAAGAGCAGCTCGCACCTTACAGGACTGAGAAGACAGAGGAGAAGGACCAGGTCCCCCTCAAACAGCTGAAGAAGCAGCTCCAGGATCTCGAATACATGCAGCAGACGATGCCCCTTGGAAAGGACAAGGAGAACGGCATCGTCAAGCAGATATCCGTCCTCGCAAAGCAGATCGAGGAGAGGGAGAAGACCTACGAGCAGAACGATGAGATGAAAGGTCTCGTCGCACAGCTCAGGGAGGCAAAGGCCCAGGCAGAGACTTACCACCACCAGGTGTCCGAGTACGCAGAGCAGGCCCAGGCCGCTCACGACAAGATGATCGGCTACTACGAGCAGGCAGACAAGCTCAGGAAGGAAGCCGACGCTGCCCAGGCAAAGTTCATAGAGTGCAAGCAGGCTGCCGATGAGGAGCACAAGAAGCACATCGAGCAGATCAAGTCCGTTCACGAGATGGACAAGGATGCCGCAGCATTCAAGAACAAGAAGAACAGCGTCAAGAAGAAGAAGGTCGACGAGTCCGGTAAGAAAGAAGCAAAGGAGATCTTCGAGCGCTTCAAGGCGGGAGAGAAACTCTCCACTGAGGACCTCATGGCCCTCCAGAAGTCTGGATACCTCTGA
- a CDS encoding MFS transporter — protein sequence MNDRTRAVLPIFGILFMVDFLNCLDASIVNVALPVILKQFGILSGSDGSWLIFGYALGLSSLILPFCKFGKNGRLKKIGIWGTILLLITSILCGISSDFIMLIISRIAQGAASAMIAATVPIVLLDFVPNESKGLGLAVTGASTGLALVVGPTIGGIIAHLFDWSWIFYLNVPLCLILLYLYAYHLPKDTAKEKDRDPSIIGTIASLLFFASMLTLVEDLGDPDLTFNGRIISLAVAIVSAVLLVRSAKKDTDRAILATKMVMNREYLMVSIAFLLTTMVAGGLNFMAPYLMQMTWGMTPSECGLYLIICSVAMMSVVILVGKWCDRSGAKNPSLMAMIVRLITCGLGVILAPAVGIPVLVVYLIILGIGHAFSGTAQPTRMVHHATPGFKVEGTGFMLVINYFAIAAGSALFAMILGFVTGGIETPDSVFEAFKIMSIVSAGIVIAATILTLLARNVVVDENGNQIER from the coding sequence ATGAATGACAGAACTAGAGCGGTATTGCCTATCTTCGGTATCCTCTTCATGGTGGATTTCCTGAATTGTCTGGATGCTTCCATCGTGAATGTCGCCCTGCCTGTTATTCTGAAACAGTTCGGCATACTTTCCGGATCCGACGGCTCTTGGTTGATATTCGGATATGCGCTAGGACTTTCCTCCCTTATCCTACCGTTCTGCAAATTCGGCAAGAACGGCAGGCTGAAGAAGATTGGTATCTGGGGAACGATTCTTCTTCTAATCACATCCATCTTATGCGGGATATCCTCAGATTTTATCATGCTGATCATATCAAGAATCGCCCAGGGTGCAGCATCAGCAATGATCGCTGCCACTGTCCCGATCGTCCTGTTGGATTTCGTTCCTAACGAGAGCAAAGGCTTAGGCCTGGCGGTGACCGGAGCCTCTACCGGTCTGGCCCTAGTGGTAGGACCAACCATCGGAGGGATAATCGCACATCTGTTCGATTGGTCTTGGATATTCTATCTCAATGTCCCGCTGTGTTTGATTCTTCTATATCTTTATGCGTATCATCTTCCCAAGGATACTGCGAAAGAAAAGGACAGGGACCCCAGCATCATCGGTACGATAGCATCCCTCCTGTTCTTTGCATCCATGCTCACTTTAGTCGAGGATCTTGGCGACCCCGATCTCACATTCAATGGCAGAATAATCTCGCTAGCAGTTGCTATCGTTTCTGCTGTTCTTCTTGTCCGCAGTGCTAAAAAGGACACGGACAGAGCAATACTTGCGACTAAGATGGTCATGAATCGCGAATACCTTATGGTAAGCATCGCCTTCTTGCTGACTACAATGGTGGCCGGAGGGTTGAATTTCATGGCACCTTATCTGATGCAGATGACCTGGGGAATGACTCCGTCGGAATGCGGCCTATATCTCATAATCTGCTCTGTGGCCATGATGTCCGTGGTCATATTGGTGGGCAAATGGTGCGACAGATCCGGTGCGAAGAATCCGTCTCTGATGGCGATGATTGTCAGACTCATAACATGTGGTCTCGGAGTGATCCTGGCACCGGCTGTGGGAATCCCGGTATTGGTCGTATATCTGATCATTCTGGGGATTGGACACGCATTCTCCGGTACCGCACAGCCGACACGTATGGTCCATCATGCCACTCCCGGTTTCAAAGTCGAAGGAACTGGGTTCATGCTGGTCATCAATTACTTCGCTATCGCTGCAGGAAGCGCTTTATTCGCTATGATCCTAGGATTCGTCACCGGAGGGATTGAAACGCCCGATTCGGTATTCGAAGCATTCAAGATTATGTCGATAGTCAGCGCTGGAATTGTAATTGCTGCAACCATACTGACATTATTGGCCAGGAACGTTGTGGTCGATGAGAACGGGAATCAAATCGAACGCTGA
- a CDS encoding adenylosuccinate lyase, which translates to MSNSCPLDYRYGRPDMKAVFSEESRIQNQMYVEAALARAHASLGTISEADAKEITRVASLDVVSVQRIKEIESETRHDLMAMVKAMTEKCEGDAGRYVHLGATSNDIVDTATALQIKAAMEIILKDVEDFIYTLAVIAKRERDTLEIGRTHAQFAIPITFGFKIAGYIAEMIRHRERIIECMPRACAGKMAGAVGTGAALGKNFFEIQKRVMNDLELTYEPAATQVVGRDRYTEVICLMANIATSIERYGTEVRNLQRSEIGEASEFFDVKKQVGSSTMAQKRNPMNSENCCGLARVIRGFVTPTFESQVLWHERDLSNSSTERFTLPHVFILTDEILKKMNWIFEGLEVHSDKMLENIESSRGLVMAEPLMMKLTEKGIGRQDAHEIIRECSMIAEDQKRHLRDVLLEREGLKGVLTEEEIIATMDAANYVGGAREIVDKMVEAAENVTGRQVP; encoded by the coding sequence ATGAGCAACAGTTGTCCCCTCGACTACAGGTACGGGCGCCCCGACATGAAGGCAGTCTTCTCGGAGGAGAGCCGTATCCAGAACCAGATGTACGTAGAAGCCGCACTTGCCAGGGCGCACGCATCCCTCGGAACAATCTCCGAGGCTGATGCGAAAGAGATCACACGCGTTGCAAGTCTGGACGTCGTCAGCGTACAGAGGATCAAAGAAATCGAGTCGGAGACCAGGCACGACCTCATGGCCATGGTCAAAGCCATGACCGAGAAATGCGAGGGAGATGCCGGAAGGTATGTCCACCTTGGAGCGACCTCCAACGATATCGTCGATACTGCAACAGCTCTGCAGATCAAAGCCGCCATGGAGATAATTCTCAAGGACGTTGAGGACTTCATATACACACTGGCGGTAATCGCGAAGAGGGAAAGGGACACCCTCGAGATCGGAAGGACACATGCTCAGTTCGCTATACCGATCACATTCGGATTCAAGATTGCTGGATACATTGCAGAGATGATCAGGCACAGAGAGAGGATAATCGAGTGCATGCCGAGGGCCTGCGCTGGAAAGATGGCTGGAGCCGTCGGTACCGGTGCCGCTCTGGGAAAGAACTTCTTCGAAATACAGAAGAGGGTTATGAACGACCTTGAACTTACCTATGAGCCTGCAGCCACACAGGTAGTCGGACGCGACAGATACACCGAAGTCATCTGCCTTATGGCGAACATCGCCACTTCCATCGAGAGATACGGGACGGAGGTCAGGAACCTCCAGAGATCCGAGATTGGAGAGGCTTCCGAATTCTTCGATGTGAAGAAGCAGGTCGGCAGTTCAACGATGGCCCAGAAGCGCAACCCCATGAACTCAGAGAACTGTTGCGGTCTGGCAAGGGTTATCAGAGGATTCGTCACACCCACGTTCGAAAGTCAGGTCCTTTGGCACGAGAGAGATCTGTCCAACTCGTCAACTGAGAGGTTCACCCTCCCCCACGTGTTCATCCTAACTGACGAGATCCTGAAGAAGATGAATTGGATCTTCGAGGGACTCGAGGTCCATTCAGACAAGATGCTGGAGAACATCGAATCGTCCAGAGGTCTCGTGATGGCCGAACCCCTCATGATGAAACTAACCGAAAAGGGAATCGGAAGGCAGGATGCCCACGAGATCATCCGCGAATGCTCAATGATCGCAGAGGATCAGAAGAGGCACCTCAGGGATGTCCTCCTGGAAAGGGAAGGCCTGAAAGGCGTCCTCACCGAGGAAGAGATCATCGCCACCATGGATGCCGCCAACTATGTCGGCGGTGCAAGGGAGATAGTCGACAAGATGGTGGAGGCAGCAGAGAACGTGACCGGAAGGCAGGTGCCGTGA
- a CDS encoding Fic family protein — translation MLMNESLDKEDFDIMKEIWTVSALDGIRGSFYSKELIAAEKEIRVTNALLHDTESIPVGEARIRSLLDGDAPMTHNEHLISGYDRAMNMVMKDYSRLDFNEKSLLTLHRVMFAELLCEKGKFRSGCENAMEFLFEDYNSKTTEALAYIPRTLENFSQIAPFQDGNKRMRSLLTNLLLLRNGYTAQFYVGLDETMPLLPSLMRSYKELDRRYPIVENRKVKKRDRILHIIETSSEPVKKKDICACIPDVSIRTADVVLSDLIEQNKIEKLGSYKDARYILV, via the coding sequence ATGCTGATGAATGAATCTCTTGACAAGGAAGATTTCGACATAATGAAGGAAATCTGGACAGTGAGTGCCTTGGATGGGATCAGGGGCTCGTTCTACAGCAAGGAACTCATTGCGGCTGAGAAAGAAATCAGGGTCACCAATGCCCTGCTTCACGATACGGAAAGCATTCCGGTCGGAGAGGCACGCATACGTTCCTTATTAGACGGGGATGCCCCGATGACCCATAATGAGCACTTGATCTCAGGTTACGACAGGGCAATGAACATGGTCATGAAGGACTACTCTCGTTTGGATTTCAACGAAAAGAGCCTCTTAACCTTACACCGCGTAATGTTCGCTGAACTCCTCTGCGAGAAGGGTAAATTCCGCAGCGGATGCGAGAATGCGATGGAATTCCTCTTCGAGGACTACAACTCAAAGACGACGGAGGCATTGGCATACATACCCCGTACATTGGAGAACTTCTCACAGATAGCACCGTTCCAGGATGGGAACAAGAGGATGCGGTCTCTGCTTACCAATCTGCTCCTCTTGAGGAACGGCTATACTGCACAGTTCTATGTCGGGCTGGATGAGACTATGCCTTTGCTTCCGTCATTGATGCGCAGCTACAAGGAGCTGGACAGAAGGTATCCCATAGTGGAGAACCGCAAGGTAAAGAAGAGGGATAGGATCCTCCATATCATAGAGACATCTTCCGAACCGGTGAAGAAGAAGGATATCTGCGCATGCATCCCTGACGTTAGCATCAGAACGGCCGATGTTGTACTGTCAGATCTTATCGAACAGAACAAGATCGAAAAGCTAGGCTCCTACAAGGATGCTAGATATATCCTGGTCTGA
- a CDS encoding site-specific integrase: protein MGRNPLGEYLDRYLDTIREVYSEETFKNRVRRYHRMESKVQILVKEGKMRSMSPKNWTENDVREYILYCKGLVSTADMVHEINALNQLLLYLDNPAVQLCLAHNPMLKPNFKGTRRKDSMSDDMYDLILERSKIIDTGDFNLVRAYALVLMSITTGTRNKEIRFADVKDVDTTLWTFDIIHVKGEATYGMPRTVPLHPDVRRILTLYLVLREKWLADNNVKSQALFPSKDSSDGYLSGNSIRKIKTVVEKDLGIKFDLRMCRRTFGQRYLDNDLDIESVSVLMGHASTKTTEGFYSRKRLNKAVENAKSTW, encoded by the coding sequence TTGGGAAGAAATCCACTCGGAGAATACCTGGATCGCTATCTGGATACCATACGCGAAGTGTATTCTGAGGAGACGTTCAAGAACCGTGTCCGCAGATACCACAGGATGGAGTCCAAGGTGCAGATCCTGGTCAAAGAGGGAAAGATGAGGTCCATGTCCCCCAAGAACTGGACTGAGAACGATGTGCGCGAGTACATACTCTACTGCAAGGGTCTGGTCAGCACTGCCGATATGGTCCATGAGATCAACGCTCTGAACCAGCTGCTGCTGTACCTCGACAATCCTGCGGTCCAGCTGTGCCTTGCGCACAATCCGATGCTCAAGCCGAACTTCAAGGGGACTAGGAGGAAGGACAGCATGTCCGACGACATGTACGACCTCATCCTCGAAAGGTCGAAGATCATAGACACCGGCGATTTCAATCTGGTCAGGGCCTACGCCCTGGTCCTGATGAGCATCACCACCGGCACTAGGAACAAGGAGATCCGTTTCGCCGATGTGAAGGACGTCGATACCACCCTGTGGACATTCGACATCATCCACGTCAAAGGCGAGGCGACTTACGGGATGCCGAGGACCGTTCCGCTGCATCCCGATGTCCGCAGGATCCTCACTCTGTACCTCGTGCTACGCGAAAAGTGGTTGGCGGACAATAACGTGAAGTCACAAGCGCTATTCCCATCCAAAGATAGTTCTGACGGCTATCTGTCCGGCAACTCGATCCGCAAGATCAAGACCGTCGTGGAAAAGGACCTCGGAATCAAATTCGACCTCCGCATGTGCCGGAGGACCTTCGGACAGAGATATCTCGATAACGATCTGGATATCGAATCCGTATCGGTCCTCATGGGGCATGCGAGCACAAAGACAACGGAGGGATTCTACAGCAGGAAGAGGCTCAACAAGGCTGTCGAGAATGCTAAGAGCACATGGTGA
- a CDS encoding aminotransferase class I/II-fold pyridoxal phosphate-dependent enzyme gives MKTIRASRRSLGMNYAIREVIVPAAEAEKAGKKLYRLNIGDPNKWDFETPEYFKQTLREAVDRVDNGYGDSQGEMDLRQAIVQREKEKNGITISTDDVYVTAGVSECIEVMMGTFLEPGDEVLVPGPGYPSYMQYIHFFEGRTVPYRQIEEEDWKPDMDMIRKRITNRTKAMVLINPNNPTGAVYDPKDIREFGDIAAEYDIPLISDEIYDKIVFDGEFHSASRLKSDVPRIILNGFSKVNLMPGWRMGYCYFMDESGLMDEIRTGMMKQFRARICPNVPCQAAAQASLQGPQDYIVDMNKKLKERAEYSYKRLNEIPLISTRKPKGALYMFPHIDLKGTPWKTDKDFVFDLIREEGVVFVHGSGFCEEFGQDHFRSILLAPQPVLEEAFDKMEKFINRHI, from the coding sequence ATGAAGACAATCAGAGCTTCCAGAAGATCGTTGGGAATGAACTACGCAATACGCGAGGTCATCGTCCCGGCAGCAGAGGCCGAAAAGGCCGGCAAGAAGCTCTACAGGCTCAACATCGGAGACCCCAACAAATGGGACTTCGAAACACCAGAGTACTTCAAACAGACCCTTAGGGAAGCCGTGGACCGTGTGGACAATGGTTACGGAGACTCCCAAGGAGAGATGGACCTTAGACAGGCTATTGTCCAGAGAGAGAAGGAAAAGAACGGAATCACCATCAGCACCGATGACGTCTACGTGACCGCAGGAGTCAGCGAATGCATCGAAGTCATGATGGGAACGTTCCTCGAGCCGGGAGACGAGGTGCTCGTTCCCGGTCCAGGATATCCTTCCTACATGCAGTACATCCACTTCTTCGAAGGAAGGACGGTACCCTACAGACAGATCGAAGAGGAAGATTGGAAACCCGATATGGATATGATCCGTAAGAGGATAACCAACAGGACCAAGGCGATGGTCCTGATCAACCCCAACAACCCGACAGGAGCGGTCTACGATCCCAAGGACATACGTGAGTTCGGGGATATCGCAGCGGAATATGACATTCCGCTGATATCGGATGAGATCTACGATAAGATCGTGTTCGACGGCGAGTTCCACTCCGCTTCCAGACTCAAGTCGGATGTTCCCAGGATAATCCTGAACGGATTCTCTAAAGTCAACCTCATGCCTGGATGGAGGATGGGTTACTGCTATTTCATGGATGAATCCGGACTGATGGATGAGATCCGTACCGGAATGATGAAACAGTTCAGAGCGAGGATCTGCCCCAACGTCCCCTGCCAGGCTGCCGCCCAAGCATCGCTGCAGGGCCCTCAGGACTACATCGTTGACATGAACAAGAAACTCAAAGAGAGGGCGGAATACAGCTACAAGAGGCTCAACGAGATACCTCTCATATCGACAAGGAAACCGAAAGGGGCACTCTATATGTTCCCCCACATCGATCTCAAGGGAACACCGTGGAAGACAGACAAGGACTTCGTATTCGACCTGATCAGGGAGGAGGGCGTCGTGTTCGTGCACGGTTCAGGATTCTGCGAGGAGTTCGGACAGGATCACTTCAGATCCATCCTCCTGGCGCCGCAGCCTGTCCTCGAAGAGGCGTTCGACAAGATGGAGAAATTCATCAACAGACACATCTGA
- a CDS encoding adenosylcobalamin-dependent ribonucleoside-diphosphate reductase, with protein MDIKDWLGADNQLGIDIWTKKYCYNNETFDEWLDRVSAGNKDIRNLMEEKKFLFGGRILANRGLEKTGRKITLSNCYVLTPPEDSIESIFEAAGKLARTFSYGGGVGIDISKLAPRGAKINNTASQTSGAVSFTDLYSMVTGLIGQHGRRGALMLTISCDHPDLEEFMSVKTDLERVTKANMSIRVTDEFMGCVKQRTMFTQKFDRPESGEQIRKELNAGEFFEKLCYTNWDYGEPGCLYWDRISSWNLLSEFPDYSYAGTNPCAEEPLPAGGSCLLGSMNLAKFVRDGKFLNDEFVEAVRICIRGLNDVLDEGLPLHPLQEQRDSVRMWRQIGLGIMGLADMLIELGYTFGSPESIAFCDKLGKLMADTAMNESALLAKEYGMFEKCVPEQIIASPYFKLNASEETTELVKQYGLRNSQLLTIAPTGTLSTMLGISGGIEPIFALSYERRTTSLNGDQDKYYKVYTPIVQAYMDKHLDIKDEKDLPERFITAQSLDYVKRIDMQATWQKHIDASISSTVNLPEQFPEKDVYNIYMYAWESGCKGITVFRDGCKRLGILSTKESKKAEEAPKEEEKRGFVDVVDDNVIGKKRKLMTGCGSLHCTAFFNPVTGELVEAYLNKGSTGGCNNFMVGLSRMISLAARSGCGIDAIVDQLKSTGSCPSYVVRTHTKRDTSTGSCCPMAVGWALTDMYKEMQAQIKGVKTEESEEPKREIINPCPKCGAELEFQGGCNVCKSCGWTKCE; from the coding sequence ATGGATATCAAAGATTGGCTAGGCGCTGACAACCAGTTAGGGATCGACATTTGGACGAAGAAGTACTGTTACAATAACGAAACCTTCGATGAATGGTTGGACCGTGTTAGTGCCGGAAATAAAGACATAAGGAATTTGATGGAGGAGAAGAAGTTCCTGTTCGGAGGAAGGATCCTCGCAAACAGAGGTCTGGAAAAGACAGGGAGGAAGATCACTCTTTCAAACTGTTATGTCCTGACGCCCCCAGAAGATTCCATCGAATCCATATTTGAAGCAGCGGGAAAGCTCGCACGTACGTTTAGCTACGGAGGCGGAGTAGGAATCGATATATCCAAATTGGCACCCCGCGGAGCCAAGATCAACAATACCGCTTCTCAGACATCTGGAGCAGTATCATTCACCGATCTTTATTCAATGGTGACAGGGCTGATAGGTCAGCATGGACGCCGCGGAGCGCTGATGCTCACTATTTCATGTGACCATCCTGACCTGGAAGAGTTCATGTCGGTTAAGACCGATCTCGAGAGGGTCACAAAGGCAAACATGTCCATCCGTGTCACCGACGAGTTTATGGGCTGCGTCAAACAGCGTACCATGTTCACACAGAAGTTCGATCGCCCAGAAAGCGGAGAGCAGATCAGAAAAGAGCTCAATGCCGGGGAGTTCTTTGAGAAACTGTGTTACACGAACTGGGATTATGGGGAGCCTGGATGCCTCTATTGGGACAGGATTTCCAGTTGGAACCTTCTGAGCGAATTCCCCGATTACTCCTACGCTGGTACCAACCCCTGTGCCGAGGAACCTCTTCCCGCAGGTGGAAGCTGTTTGCTCGGAAGTATGAATCTGGCCAAATTCGTTAGGGATGGTAAGTTCCTAAACGATGAGTTCGTCGAGGCAGTTAGGATCTGTATACGCGGTCTCAACGATGTCCTCGATGAAGGTCTCCCGCTCCACCCTCTCCAGGAACAGAGGGACTCCGTAAGGATGTGGAGACAGATCGGTCTGGGAATCATGGGACTCGCAGATATGCTCATCGAACTCGGATATACCTTCGGTTCTCCTGAATCCATAGCATTCTGTGATAAGCTCGGAAAGCTCATGGCAGACACTGCAATGAACGAATCCGCTTTGCTCGCCAAAGAATACGGAATGTTCGAGAAATGTGTTCCTGAGCAGATCATCGCATCCCCCTACTTTAAGCTGAATGCATCAGAGGAGACGACGGAGCTTGTAAAGCAGTACGGACTTAGGAACTCCCAGCTGCTGACCATAGCTCCCACAGGAACGCTTTCCACAATGCTTGGAATCTCCGGCGGAATCGAACCTATATTCGCGCTCTCCTACGAGAGGAGGACCACCTCGCTCAACGGTGACCAGGACAAATACTACAAGGTCTACACACCTATCGTCCAGGCATACATGGACAAGCACCTTGACATCAAGGATGAGAAGGATCTCCCCGAGAGGTTCATCACGGCACAGAGCCTTGATTATGTAAAGAGGATCGATATGCAGGCAACATGGCAGAAGCACATCGATGCATCGATCTCGTCGACAGTCAATCTGCCGGAGCAGTTCCCCGAGAAGGACGTCTACAACATCTACATGTACGCTTGGGAGTCCGGATGTAAGGGAATCACAGTCTTCCGTGACGGATGCAAGCGTCTCGGTATCCTCTCCACGAAGGAGAGCAAGAAGGCCGAGGAAGCACCCAAGGAGGAAGAGAAGAGAGGCTTCGTGGACGTCGTGGACGATAATGTTATCGGAAAGAAGAGGAAGCTGATGACAGGATGCGGTTCTCTGCACTGTACAGCATTCTTCAACCCTGTGACCGGAGAGCTTGTGGAGGCATACCTCAACAAGGGATCGACAGGCGGATGTAACAACTTCATGGTCGGTCTGTCCAGGATGATATCTCTTGCGGCAAGGTCCGGTTGCGGAATCGATGCCATAGTCGATCAGCTCAAATCCACCGGATCCTGTCCTTCATATGTCGTCAGGACACATACCAAGAGGGACACCAGTACCGGTTCATGCTGTCCGATGGCCGTCGGATGGGCACTTACCGATATGTACAAGGAGATGCAGGCCCAGATCAAGGGTGTAAAGACCGAGGAGTCCGAGGAACCCAAGAGGGAGATCATCAACCCCTGCCCCAAATGCGGTGCCGAGTTGGAATTCCAGGGCGGATGCAACGTCTGCAAATCCTGTGGATGGACCAAGTGCGAGTGA